The following nucleotide sequence is from Hemitrygon akajei unplaced genomic scaffold, sHemAka1.3 Scf000042, whole genome shotgun sequence.
GTGAGTGGATAAGAGAaatgggggagaaagagggaTTTATCATTATATTCAAGTCGGTCTCATTGGTtgttgacagagatcctggatcttttCAGAAATAACCGGGCACAACGGTGCAGACCTCTCACAGATGAAGAGATAACGAACCTGATCGCAAGTTTTACGCTCAGTGTACCATCTACATACACCACACTCTGGTAATCCACCGTACATCCGGAACATGACATTCGAAACCACTTCCCTGTCAAGGAGGGGTAAACAATTTCAACTCACCTCCAGCAGTCAGTCCCCAaaaacactgacaccctccctcgcCATAGACCCTTGGCACCCCAACATCTCTCACAACCCCACTTCCCtagcacagccctgtgtcagtctccagaatactccctgtgacccactctctccctgcaaccctgtgtcagtcaccaaatTAATCCCTtgccccactctctacccacagatAGGTATCATGGATCAGAATAATAGCAATACCCAACCTTCGCCTCACAGGCCcgtgtcagtcaccaaaataTCCCCACAGCGCTGGTGTCTTCGAAGGCCCCATCTCAGTCCTCAAAATGCTCCCACTCCTTTAATATCTCCCTACAGGCCTGTGTTTTCTGCCTAAGTACTCACACTCACCACTTCCACCCCACAGATCCGTGTCAGTCCAAACTACACCCACTgcctgactctctccccacagccccgtgccgGTCCCCGAAATAATCCCTCTGCTCAACCCTCTTCTTAGAGACCTGTGTCAATCACCAAAACATCTCCCGCTTCCCATGCTCTCCCCACGGACATGTCTCGGTCCCCAGAGTACTCCCACTgaaccattctctccccacagatctgtgtctgtccccaaagtaCACCCCAGGCCCCAAAGTGCTcccactgcctcactctctcccacaacctgggtcagttcccaaaagagctccataggtccactctctccccacggccccgTGCTGGTCCCCAAAATACTTGCGattcccactctcaccccaagACCATGTGcgagtccccaaaataatcccaatgCCTAGCCTTCCCATAAAGATCTGTGTTAAccaccaaaatactcccacttcgcattctcttcccacagcccatgtCAGTTCCCATATGGAGTTAGCAAGGAAGTTCAGAAGAAGGACCGCAAtgttagtaatctcgggattaccgactgtgccacgcgacagtgacagTATGAatggaatgagatggaggataactgcgtggctgaggaattggagcagggggcagtgattcaaatttctgggatcATCATTAGGGCAGGTGTGACCCGTACAAAAAGTACGGGTTACATTTGAATTCTAAGGGGACATACCACCAGGCGggaagatttgctaaggctactggggcgtctttaaactagaatggttggggtgtGAATCAATTTGAAGAAACTAGGAGAGAGTtatttcacaaatagagaaatctTGTCGACAGTGTGCGagtgaggataggcaggtgatagagaaggggtacGCTCAGACAGAAGATGTaggagagaaggaagaaaaagataataaatttgTTTGTACCGTTTGGGAAAAACATAGAGgaaaggtggagagtttcttaaatgcatctatattaatgttaggagcattgtaagaaatgtggatgagcttagagcatggattgatacctggaaatatgatgctgtAGCAATTAGTGAATGATGGTTGCAGGATGGGTGTGATTGGGAAATAAGTATTCGTTGATTTCCTTGTTTGTCAGATAAAATATTGCAGCAGTGTGAAttcaggatagattagagggctcgtctagtgATGCTATTTGgggggaattgaggaatgggaaaggtgttgtAACAATTCTAGACCACCTAATGTGGAGCGAGAATTGgatgagcaaatttgtaaggagatatcagatatttgtagtaagcacaaggttgtgattgcgggagattttaattttccacacattgactgggaagccaattctgtaaaagtgctggatggtttggagtttgtagaaTCTATGCAGtctagttttttgcagcaatacatagaggtaccaactagagaaagggcagctctggatctcctgttagggcaTGACATAGTTCAGGTGACGGAGGTAAGATTTGGGGAGCTCTTCAGGTCGAGTTATCACAAtatcattagtttcaatataattatggagaaggaaatGACTGGACACAGGGTAgaaatttttgattggagaaaggctaactttgaggagatgcgaatggatttagaaggagtgcattgggacaatttgttttatgggaaggatgtaataaagaAATAGAGATAATTTAACGTTGAAATTCTGTGGGTACAGAAtgattatgttcctgttaggttgaaaggaaagtttaaaagtttgagaCAGCCATCATTTTGAAGAGATATtgatggtttggaaaaagagagagatctacaataaatacaggcagcatagagtaaatgaggtgctcaaggaatgtaaagaaagtaaaaagaatcttaagaaagaaattagaaaagctgaaaCAAGATATGAGTTTGCTTTGGCAAAtagggtgaaaataaatccaaaggatttTTGCAGTTATATTAATAAGAAAATGATAGTGAAATATAAAATAGgtctcttagagaatcagaggGAATAGCCATGTGTGGAATCAAACgagatggggaagattttgaacaattaCTTTACATCggtattcactgaggagaaggatattgaattgtgtaaggtgagaCAAACAAGCAGGGTAGTTAAGGGAAATATGATGATTGAAGAAGAAGAAGTACTGgagtttttaaagaatataaaagtggataagtcttcaGGTCTTGACAGAGTCTCCCCTAGGACCTTGACGGAAGTtactgtagaaatagcaggggctctgacagaaatatttcaaatgtcattagaaacggagaTGGTGCCCGAGGATTGGCGAATTGCTCATCTGGTTGCATTGTTTATGAAAGAATCTAAGAGAAAACCTAACAGTTATCAGGCCTGCaagtctgacgtcagtggtgtgtaaattaatggaaattacTCTCAGAGATggaatatataattatctggataggcagGGTCTGATTAGAAGGAGTTAATAtgaatttgtgcgtggaaggtcatgtttgacaaatattatcgaattttttgaagaggttacgaggaaggttgatgagggtaaagcagtggatgttgtctatatggacttcagtaaggcttttgacaacgtTCCGCACGAAAggttattaatattgaagtagtaaaatagattcaacagtggctggatgggagatgccagagagtactgGTAGATAACTGTTTTTCAGGTTGGAGCCCGCTGACTAGagatatgcctcagggatctgtactgggtccaatgttgtttgtcatacacattaatgatctggttgatggggtggtaaactggattagtaagAATGTAGATAATGCTAAGATAGATGCCGTTGTTGATAATGaagtaggctttcaaagcttgcagagatatTTAGCCCAGCCTGAAGAGTGTGCTGGAAGATGGCcgatagagtttaatgctgataactgTGAGTTgcaacattttggtaggactcatCAAAATAagaaatacatggtaaatggcagggcattgtggaattctgtataacagagtgatccaggaatattggtgcatagttccctgatagtggaatctcatgtgaacagggtggtgaagaGAGCTTTTTGTatcctggcctttataaatcagagcattgagttttggagttgggatgttatggtaaaattgtacaaaacattggtgtgaccaaatttggagtattctgtgcagttttggtcatcgaattatcggaaggatgtcaacaaaatagagagagtacagagtagatttactagaatgttacctgggtttcagcacctgagttacacagaaaggttgaacaagttagattttTATTCCTTTAAGCGGAGAAGGTTGATTGggatcttgatagaggtatttaaaattttgagggagttagatagagttgacacaGTTAGGCTTTCTCATTGAGAGGAGGGgtaattcaaacaagaggacatgatttgagagttaagggggcAAAAGTACAGGGGCGACtcgagggggatcttctttactcagagagaggtagctgtgtgaaacgagcttccagtagaagtggtagtggcaggttccattttgtcatttaaacaaatggataggcatatggataggaaaggaatggagggttatggagtgcagttagatgggactaggtgagagtaagcgttcgtcacgtaccagaagggccgagatggcctgtttccatgctgtaattgttatgtagtGATATGGCTATATTAATTTTACTGCACACTCAGTACCAACAGCCCTTGTCGATCCTCAAATCCAATTGCTCATTCTCTCACCGCAGAACTTTTTCTGTCTCCAAAACGCCCCGAATGCCCACTCTCAACCCACAGCCCTTGTTTGTCCGCAAACGCATACCACTGTCGACTCCCTTTAGCAACCCGTGTctgaccacaaactaatcccactgcacaCAACCTTCCCGCAGCCTGTGCAAGTcctcaaattaaatccactgcccACTCGGTTCTCGCAGCGTGTATCAAACAGACGACCCACTTTCTTCTCAGAAACTTGCAAGATCCCAAATCTCACCCGtctttgcattttccaatccagtatgaatTGCCTTGGTCGCGGACAGTTTTAGTAACaaaattctgtgaaattaaattgctATCATTAATGATTGAATTCAAAATATATTTACGGTGCGTCCATTTATGTCTGCACCCAGGAGAGGGTGAAGGGATGGTGTTGAAAGAGAATGGCACGGAAGtgtatgatgtgacggtgtggaatgagcctcacagcaggagtgtgtgatgggacgatgaggagggagattcactctgtgtctgaccccgggggtgtgtgatgggacgatgaggagggagctttactctgtgtctgaccccgggggtgtgtgatgggacgatgaggagggagcttcactctgtgtcagaccccgagagtgtgtgatgggacggtgtagaatGAATctcactatgtgtctgacaccggacaagtgtgatggaacggtgtgaagGGGATTCGATCCGTTTCTGACAGCAGGAGTATGTGCTGGTACGAGaaggtgggagcttcactctgcgtctgaccacggaagTATGACATCaaacggtatggagggagcttccctTTAGTGTGGATATATCTTCCGTCGATCTGACACGTACCTCTTCTTctgctgaatttatttcaagaagtttaGAATCATATTTCGAACAATACTGCTTCGCTTCATCATAGGAAGTGTAAACCGTGGATATATAATAACACGGGccttcatttctgatccagtTCTGGGAAAACGCTTGCTCTGGAAATTGGGAAAAAAGAAACAGTGAATCTCACTGCGTACCGTCCATTACATCCATTGTGAGTCAGACTCCGAAAGAGGACCCATCCTCAcagacccatcacacacacctggtCAAGTatagaatgaaactccctccccaccggTCCCTTGACAAATTGGCTCTGGAATTTCCGAACAAGTAGCAGTGAATCCGCCAGGAGACagacgccgtcccatcacacaatcccggggtcagacacagactgaagctccctccacaccgtccaatctcacactcccggggtcagacatagagtgaggcaccctccacatcgtcctatcacacactccccatgtcagacacagagtgaatttccctccatacCTTCcgtccacacactcccgggatctgacacagagactgaaactccctcaacaccgtcacgtcacaaactccaggggtcagatatAAGTGATGCTCCTTCCATAGCATTCCATCACGCGCACACTGTGTCAGtcatagagtgaagctccttccacatcatcctgtCACAGTCGACAGAGGTCAGACGCAGTGACACTCgctccatacagtcccatcacactcccagggGTTTCACCCTGTGTGAGCTCCGTAttgcactgtcccatcagacatttCCGGTTTAAAGACAAAGTGAAGTTGCCTCCTCACTCTCCTAATGCTCATTcctggggttagacacagagtgatgctccctgcATAACACCCCATCGTAAACACACTgtgtcactccacactgtcccatcacacactcacggggtcagacacagagtgaatctccctccacacggtcacatcacacactcccgggctcagacaaagagtgaatctcctacacaccatcccatcacacactcccggggtcagacacagagtgaatctctctccgcaccgtcccatcgcacactcccggggatagacaccgagtgaatctctctccgaaccgtcccatcgcacacaccCGAGATAAGATTAGCAAAGAAACTACCtcatcactgtcccatcacaggcaCCCGGAGTCAGTTATAGAGTGAAGGTCCCTGCAGGACATTCAATCACACACATTCCTGACGGGTCAGACTACAAATTTTAGTTCCATCCAGactgtcacgtcacacacacttgGGGCAGACGACGAATGAAGCTCTTGTCTCACGGACTCATTATACTCTCCCAGTCTGAGACACAGACTGATTCTCctttcacactgtcccatcacacacgatcGGTGTCAGGCTCAGACTGAATCTTTCACTCCACCAGACTGTCAAAAACTCCTTGGGTCAAACATGGAATGAGACTCACTTCATGCTCTTCCATCACGCAGTCCTGCCGATAAACACAGAGTGAGCCTCCATCCACACTTCCCCAACCATTCCTTCCCATtgtcacatactcccggggtcagacacagtatgatgCTCCTTCAGGTCGGTGACTTCAAATtacacaggggtcagaaaacgagCGAAGCTCCCCCCACACCATCCAATGGCACacatccagggtcagacacagagggaagctgcctccaccacgtcacatcacacactcccggggtcagagacagagtgaaactcccttcacaccgtcccatcatacactcccggggtcaggacagagtgaagctccctccacaccgtcccatcacacactcccggggtcagacacagagtgtatctccctccacaccgtcctatcacacactctccgggtcagatactgagtgaatgttcctccacaccatcccgtcacacactcccggggtcagacacagagcgaatctccctccacaccttctcatcacacgttcccgagcCTAACATAGTCTAAATCTCCCTCCTTACGCTCTCCTTACATCACACACCTCCTGgcaagtcacagagtgaagctctctctcaaCCGTCCGATCACGCTCAGCTGTGCTCTCACACAATGTGAGGTTCCGACAACGATCTCCCATGGCACACTGACGGGTTCAGACTCGCTCCACAACATTCATTCACACAATCCGGTGTCACATAGAATGAacgtccctctgcactgtcctctcACACAGTCCCGGAGTCATACAcatatgctctctctctctagcaTCCCATGACGCACACCGGGAATCAGGCACAGAGTGTTGCTCCCTCAATACCTtctcatcgcacactcccggggccagagacacagtgaaactccctccacaccgtcccatcgctctcttccggattcagacacagagtgatgctccgtCTGTTCCCTCCCATTCCTCTCTCTGGGATTCGGACATAGACAGAAGCACACACTGTCGGaatcagacagagagtgaggccCCCGCAgtactgtcccgtcacacactcatgGATTCAAACTGAAGTCAGTCTCCATGGTGCCataacacacttcaggggtcagacatggGGTGAACCGCTCTAAGCAATGTCCCAACACACGATCCCgctgttagacacagagtgaatccacctccacaacgtcTCGTCAGactctcctggattcagtgatagaATGAAACTGTCTTcacgcagccccatcacacactcaccgggtcaaacacagagtgaatcaccctccataccatctcttcacccactcccgatgtcaagcacagagtgacgcttcctctctccatgcctgctctgtgatgaggagcgggtgaaagagggggatgatgcctcacctcttctgctggtcaacaattcacagatttgagccttggtttcgttgacagatctgtacttcgtctCCACCTCAGTGAGCTGGTGACGGAGATCTCTGTGCATTCTTTTAAGATcggacagattagagttgagcgcagaaAGCTTGGACTGAAGGGAtgagtttaactcatggtagTTTCGGTCGGTGGTGAtcttagactgacgaatctgtgatactgagagacatGGTAAAGGATGTTTActcgtgagtcagcgtcacgctaccgaacgggtcacagagagtgttgtgtcagtgtcacggtgaagggtgtcacagtgaaggatgtgctgggggcatagTGAGAGGCGTTTCTGTGTCACGCTGAG
It contains:
- the LOC140720426 gene encoding C-type lectin domain family 7 member A-like, which encodes MHRDLRHQLTEVETKYRSVNETKAQICELLTSRREQAFSQNWIRNEGPCYYISTVYTSYDEAKQYCSKYDSKLLEINSAEEENFVTKTVRDQGNSYWIGKCKDGEVVSNVMFRMYGGLPECGVCRWYTERKTCDQVRYLFICERSAPLCPVISEKIQDLCQQPMRPT